One Ananas comosus cultivar F153 linkage group 1, ASM154086v1, whole genome shotgun sequence DNA window includes the following coding sequences:
- the LOC109719654 gene encoding protein MAIN-LIKE 1-like: MTIILRDVAVISGIRVDGEPVTSTILHPWSDICQALLGAVPDDIRAGQIRLDWLYQYFRHIHLDALAGVVAATAHVYMLYQIGCSLFLNPTGYRVYLKWLPLLENFDE; this comes from the coding sequence ATGACGATTATACTTCGGGATGTAGCGGTTATTTCTGGTATTCGTGTAGATGGTGAGCCCGTGACTAGTACTATATTGCACCCGTGGTCGGATATTTGTCAGGCACTTTTAGGAGCTGTGCCGGATGACATCAGAGCTGGTCAGATTAGACTAGATTGGTTATACCAGTACTTTCGCCATATACATTTGGATGCCCTTGCTGGAGTAGTTGCAGCTACAGCACACGTCTACATGTTATATCAAATTGGGTGTAGCTTGTTTCTCAACCCCACCGGATATAGAGTTTATTTGAAGTGGCTGCCACTTTTGGAGAATTTTGATGAGTGA